A genomic stretch from Pseudomonas mendocina includes:
- a CDS encoding sel1 repeat family protein has protein sequence MLFKKLGLLFLSLLICSTGMAEKLTEEQQAAKTKGINLYNQYKDGDPYLRVAAEAGDREAQYYLAESLRLDNRYMTEEAYKWYVAAAKQGDYYAMFRLADTKDDLCSFINSCPGNIKDYRDWVRLLWKTAEPLAEGGDAEAMLIMYNTTGDVEWIEKSAGAGYPDAQYYLAAMYEEGKGFFFPPWRRAEKIEELYRKSAEGGFPKGMMMYAGLLIEKGDLQAAREWTKKGAETGFETMLYNYGSYLAHEPDKIGYELDLVRGYGIISLLLELDGGGGTLYLTEEKLKKIAAKMTPEQIEEAKAFAQEWKATHPPLSFFPDKLGF, from the coding sequence ATGCTTTTCAAAAAGTTAGGATTGTTATTTTTATCGTTACTTATTTGCTCGACTGGCATGGCGGAAAAGCTAACAGAAGAACAGCAAGCGGCAAAGACTAAAGGCATTAATCTTTATAATCAGTATAAGGATGGTGATCCCTATTTAAGAGTTGCAGCTGAAGCTGGTGATCGCGAGGCACAATACTACTTGGCAGAGTCTCTGAGGTTAGATAATCGTTATATGACCGAGGAGGCTTATAAATGGTATGTGGCAGCTGCAAAACAAGGTGATTATTACGCAATGTTTCGCCTTGCAGATACCAAAGATGATCTTTGCTCTTTCATTAATTCATGTCCTGGCAATATAAAAGACTATAGAGATTGGGTGCGGTTGTTGTGGAAGACAGCAGAGCCCTTGGCAGAAGGCGGTGATGCTGAGGCCATGTTGATTATGTATAACACTACGGGAGATGTGGAGTGGATAGAGAAATCTGCAGGAGCCGGATACCCTGATGCCCAATACTATTTGGCGGCGATGTATGAGGAAGGAAAAGGATTCTTTTTTCCCCCGTGGAGACGCGCTGAAAAAATTGAAGAGCTTTACCGTAAGTCAGCCGAAGGGGGATTTCCTAAGGGCATGATGATGTACGCAGGGCTATTGATAGAGAAAGGAGATTTACAAGCAGCCAGAGAGTGGACCAAGAAAGGAGCTGAAACTGGTTTTGAAACTATGCTCTATAATTACGGCTCTTATTTGGCGCATGAGCCGGATAAAATTGGGTATGAGTTAGATCTAGTTAGGGGGTATGGGATTATATCTCTTTTGCTGGAATTGGATGGCGGTGGTGGCACGTTGTATTTAACAGAAGAAAAGTTGAAAAAAATCGCCGCCAAAATGACTCCTGAACAAATCGAAGAAGCCAAAGCTTTTGCCCAAGAATGGAAAGCCACCCATCCGCCGCTTTCATTCTTTCCTGATAAGTTGGGCTTTTAA
- a CDS encoding sel1 repeat family protein, translating to MCFKELVIFFITLFFCLSAQAGELKVEQQAAKIKGITLYNQHKAVSAEPYLRKAAEAGDRESQYYLAESLRFNSRYMTSEAQAWYVAAAEQGDYYAMFRLAGADNDDLCQTIGECPEKNKLSSHWSKMFLGKVEPLASSGDGEAMMLMYRWTGDIDWLKRSAEVNYAGAQYLLAVKYQEGKGVVFPPWDRSLVIEELYKKSADAGFPKSIGNYAGLMIEKGDLATARMLLKKAAETGMESSVYTYGSFLAHEPDEVGYKLDLVKGYGLVSLLLELDGGGGALYFAEEKLKQIEAKMLPEQIEEAKAFAKEWKATHPPLSFFPDKLGF from the coding sequence ATGTGTTTTAAAGAGTTAGTAATATTTTTTATAACGCTATTTTTCTGTCTGAGTGCTCAAGCTGGGGAGCTAAAAGTAGAGCAACAAGCAGCAAAAATAAAAGGTATTACGCTTTACAATCAGCATAAGGCAGTCTCTGCAGAGCCATACTTAAGAAAAGCGGCCGAGGCAGGAGATCGTGAATCTCAATATTATTTAGCTGAGTCATTGAGATTCAATAGTCGCTATATGACAAGTGAGGCACAGGCGTGGTATGTGGCGGCCGCAGAACAGGGCGATTACTACGCTATGTTCAGGTTGGCTGGAGCCGATAATGATGATCTATGTCAGACCATAGGGGAGTGCCCAGAAAAAAATAAACTATCTAGTCATTGGTCAAAAATGTTTTTAGGGAAAGTTGAACCGTTAGCTAGTTCTGGGGACGGTGAGGCTATGATGCTTATGTACAGATGGACTGGTGATATAGATTGGTTAAAAAGGTCCGCGGAAGTAAATTACGCTGGTGCACAGTATTTGCTGGCTGTTAAATATCAAGAGGGAAAGGGGGTTGTTTTTCCTCCATGGGATCGCTCTCTGGTGATTGAGGAACTATATAAGAAATCTGCAGATGCAGGGTTTCCGAAAAGTATTGGTAATTATGCCGGTTTGATGATTGAGAAGGGAGACTTGGCTACAGCAAGAATGCTACTTAAAAAAGCAGCAGAAACGGGGATGGAAAGCTCTGTTTATACCTATGGTTCATTTTTAGCACATGAACCAGATGAGGTTGGCTATAAACTAGATCTAGTTAAAGGGTATGGTCTGGTTTCGCTGCTGTTAGAGCTTGATGGCGGGGGAGGGGCACTGTATTTTGCGGAAGAAAAATTGAAGCAAATTGAAGCGAAAATGCTCCCTGAACAAATCGAAGAAGCCAAAGCCTTTGCCAAAGAGTGGAAAGCTACCCATCCGCCTCTATCATTCTTTCCTGATAAGTTGGGTTTTTAA